From a single Eleginops maclovinus isolate JMC-PN-2008 ecotype Puerto Natales chromosome 20, JC_Emac_rtc_rv5, whole genome shotgun sequence genomic region:
- the amigo3 gene encoding amphoterin-induced protein 3 produces MQGVEASWCSVVLLLVSLPRPMQASPCLPQDSPPACLCASDILSCTDAGLIRLPAEMPVSTVTLDLSHNWLQQLDGGGFEGLYRLETLRLSHNQLSTVQPGAFRNTSLLRHLDLSSNQLRTLELHYFLDVPALEELLLFDNRIVQVENRALAGLGGLRKVYLSHNRLTNFPFFSLHSQPNLTTLDLSSNRLNRLPLQEVSDLPEPLQRGLYLHNNSLMCECSMLRLFRLWDQMGFPSVTDFKQNHSCLLFVIPKAHARFFQHDRYFGECDMALRQQKGNVSVRVGERLLLHCVTSLTGRNLTFHWLSPRQEYVTPPGNNGSLRMFPNGSLEISEARSNDSGIYLCLSLELEQRRNESQEVNVTVLPLHDELPEPFNTGFTTLLGCVVSLVLVLMYLYLTPCRCPHCLRGPPTPATATPSQGNEARAGSAQSSILTPTPPATTEGPGRKVSTNKHVVFLEPIREQQNGRLRAAPGGHLGPGLLLGAEQQTKNQPREADSVVSMVPDTPVVLP; encoded by the coding sequence ATGCAGGGCGTGGAGGCATCATGGTGCTCCGTGGTCCTGCTGTTAGTCAGTCTCCCCCGCCCCATGCAGGCCTCCCCCTGCCTCCCTCAGGACTCCCCACCGGCGTGCCTCTGTGCCTCAGACATTCTGAGCTGCACCGACGCCGGTCTGATCCGCCTCCCCGCCGAGATGCCGGTCTCCACCGTCACCCTGGACCTCAGCCATAACTGGCTCCAGCAGCTGGACGGCGGGGGCTTCGAAGGACTCTACCGGCTGGAGACGCTACGGTTATCTCACAACCAGCTGAGCACCGTCCAGCCGGGGGCGTTCAGAAACACCTCTCTGCTGCGACACCTGGACCTGTCGTCCAATCAGCTGCGTACGTTGGAGCTGCACTACTTCCTGGACGTGCcggcgctggaggagctgctgctgttcgACAACCGCATCGTCCAGGTGGAGAACCGAGCGCTGGCGGGACTCGGGGGCCTGAGGAAGGTCTACCTCAGCCACAACCGACTCACCAACTTCCCCTTCTTCTCCCTGCACAGCCAGCCTAACCTCACCACGCTCGACCTCTCCTCCAACCGGCTGAACAGACTCCCCCTGCAGGAAGTCTCTGACCTGCCGGAGCCGCTGCAGAGGGGCCTCTACCTGCACAATAACTCCCTGATGTGCGAGTGCTCCATGTTACGGCTGTTCCGGCTCTGGGATCAGATGGGCTTCCCCTCTGTGACGGACTTCAAGCAGAACCACAGCTGCCTGCTGTTCGTGATCCCGAAAGCCCACGCCCGCTTCTTCCAACACGACCGCTACTTTGGCGAGTGCGACATGGCGCTGAGGCAGCAGAAGGGCAACGTCTCCGTGAGGGTGGGggagaggctgctgctgcactgtgtCACCTCGCTCACCGGCCGCAACCTCACCTTCCACTGGTTGTCTCCGAGGCAGGAGTACGTGACGCCGCCTGGGAACAACGGGTCCTTGAGGATGTTCCCCAACGGCAGCCTGGAGATCTCGGAGGCCCGATCCAACGACTCTGGGATCTACTTGTGTTTGTCTCTGGAATTGGAGCAGCGGCGCAACGAGAGCCAGGAGGTGAACGTGACGGTGCTGCCGCTGCACGACGAGCTCCCAGAGCCCTTCAACACTGGCTTCACCACCCTGCTGGGCTGCGTGGTGAGCCTGGTGCTGGTGCTCATGTATCTGTACCTGACACCCTGCCGGTGCCCCCACTGCCTCAGGGGCCCCCCGACCCCGGCCACTGCCACCCCTAGCCAGGGCAACGAGGCCAGGGCGGGCAGCGCGCAATCCTCTATCCTCACCCCCACCCCGCCGGCCACCACCGAGGGCCCCGGACGCAAGGTCAGTACCAACAAGCATGTGGTGTTTCtggagccaatcagagagcagcagaaCGGCAGACTCAGGGCAGCACCGGGGGGGCATCTGGGTCCGGGGTTACTGCTGGGGG